Proteins encoded within one genomic window of Parolsenella massiliensis:
- the carB gene encoding carbamoyl-phosphate synthase large subunit → MPKRTDIKKILVIGSGPIVIGQACEFDYSGTQACESLKALGYEVVLVNSNPATIMTDPGIADRTYVEPITADSVAKVIERERPDALLPNMGGQTGLNCAIELDEAGVLSKYGVEVIGCNTESIRIGEDRKLFAEAMEDIGLHICRSGFAYSVADAERIVGELGFPVIIRPSFTLGGAGGGIAYDMDDLRRIVAQGIDLSPEGEVLVEESIQGWKEIEMEVMRDCAGNGIVICSIENLDPMGVHTGDSITVAPAQTLADAELQKLRDYSLAILEKVGVATGGSNVQFAVNPEDGRIIVVEMNPRVSRSSALASKATGFPIAKVAARLAVGLTLDEVKNDITQATPACFEPSIDYCVVKVPRFAFEKFKGTDETLSTRMKAVGEVMAIGRTFEESFNKAMRSLEVGQNMLGADDPALYDVPDFRQRVSVPTAQRIYYVIEALRRGWSIEDINGLTGIDPWYLSHLKNIVDTEGWLAEHRLTDISERDMRSVKQMGFSDEQIAHFTGATELEVRAWRKAKGVEPAIKTVDTCGGEFPARTSYHYKTYEWGPSERRATDKPRVMILSAGPNRIGQGIEFDYCCCHAAYALHDEGYETVMVNCNPETVSTDYDTSDRLYFEPLTFEDVMDIVDVEQPEGVICTLGGQTPINLAARLKAAGVPIMGTQPDALDLAEDRERFSALLDELGIAYPVSGVAETYEQAVEVAHRIGFPLLVRPSYVLGGRGMVIAYDERHLKSYMEAATRVSKDHPIYLDAFLDSAVELDVDALADGEDCYVGSVLEQIEEAGIHSGDSACCMPPYSLADSMIAEIRETTHKLAAACHVVGALNVQYAVHNGRLYVIELNPRASRTVPFSSKSTGVPLARMAALLMAGKKLSELNLPPEDRTFGYFACKEAVLPFDRFPGADMTLGPEMKSTGEVMGVAKTFPAAYAKTQLAISYGLPTKGRVFISVRDRDKRAIIGVARDLVGMGFELVGTTGTAKALRAAGIDCKPVRRASEMRPNIATMLSGGDIQLIINTPGGHETRGDFYALRQLAVRYRVTNVTTLAGAQAMTEAIRTARAGSLDVVALQDL, encoded by the coding sequence TTGCCGAAGCGTACCGACATCAAGAAGATCCTGGTCATCGGAAGTGGCCCGATCGTCATCGGCCAGGCCTGCGAGTTCGACTACTCGGGCACCCAGGCCTGCGAGAGCCTGAAGGCCCTTGGCTACGAGGTCGTCCTCGTGAACTCGAACCCCGCCACGATCATGACCGATCCGGGCATCGCCGACCGCACCTACGTGGAGCCCATCACGGCAGACTCCGTGGCCAAGGTCATCGAGCGCGAGCGCCCCGACGCCCTTCTGCCCAACATGGGCGGCCAGACGGGCCTCAACTGCGCCATCGAGCTCGACGAGGCGGGCGTGCTGTCCAAGTACGGCGTCGAGGTCATCGGCTGCAACACCGAGTCCATTCGCATCGGCGAGGACCGCAAGCTCTTCGCCGAGGCCATGGAGGACATCGGCCTGCATATCTGCCGCAGCGGCTTTGCCTACTCGGTGGCAGACGCCGAGCGCATCGTGGGCGAGCTGGGATTTCCCGTCATCATCCGCCCGAGCTTCACGCTGGGTGGCGCCGGCGGCGGCATCGCCTATGACATGGACGACCTGCGCCGCATCGTGGCCCAGGGCATCGATCTGTCGCCTGAGGGCGAGGTCCTGGTGGAGGAGTCCATCCAGGGCTGGAAGGAAATCGAGATGGAGGTCATGCGCGACTGCGCCGGCAACGGCATCGTGATCTGCTCCATCGAGAACCTCGACCCCATGGGCGTGCACACGGGAGACTCCATCACCGTGGCGCCGGCCCAGACGCTCGCCGACGCCGAGCTGCAGAAGCTGCGCGACTACTCGCTCGCCATCCTCGAGAAGGTTGGTGTGGCCACGGGCGGCTCCAACGTGCAGTTCGCCGTGAACCCCGAGGACGGCCGCATCATCGTCGTGGAGATGAACCCGCGCGTGAGCCGCTCCTCGGCGCTTGCCTCCAAGGCCACGGGCTTCCCGATTGCCAAGGTGGCGGCACGCCTCGCCGTGGGCCTCACGCTCGACGAGGTAAAGAACGACATCACCCAGGCCACGCCGGCCTGCTTTGAGCCCTCCATCGACTACTGCGTCGTCAAGGTGCCGCGCTTTGCCTTCGAGAAGTTCAAGGGCACCGACGAGACCCTCTCCACGCGCATGAAGGCCGTGGGCGAGGTCATGGCCATCGGCCGCACGTTCGAGGAGAGCTTCAACAAGGCCATGCGCTCGCTCGAGGTGGGGCAGAACATGCTCGGCGCCGACGACCCGGCGCTCTATGACGTGCCCGACTTCCGCCAGCGCGTCTCGGTGCCCACGGCCCAGCGCATCTACTACGTCATCGAGGCGCTGCGCCGCGGCTGGTCCATCGAGGACATCAACGGCCTCACGGGCATCGACCCGTGGTACCTCAGCCACCTCAAGAACATCGTGGACACCGAGGGCTGGCTTGCCGAGCACCGCCTCACCGACATCTCCGAGCGCGACATGCGCTCCGTGAAGCAGATGGGCTTCTCCGACGAGCAGATCGCCCACTTCACCGGCGCCACGGAGCTCGAGGTGCGCGCCTGGCGCAAGGCCAAGGGCGTGGAGCCCGCCATCAAGACCGTCGATACCTGCGGCGGCGAGTTCCCGGCGCGCACGAGCTACCACTACAAGACCTACGAGTGGGGCCCCAGCGAGCGCCGCGCCACCGACAAGCCGCGCGTCATGATCCTCTCGGCCGGCCCCAACCGCATCGGCCAGGGCATCGAGTTCGACTACTGCTGCTGCCACGCCGCCTACGCCCTGCACGACGAGGGCTACGAGACGGTCATGGTCAACTGCAACCCCGAGACCGTCTCGACCGACTACGACACGTCAGACCGCCTCTACTTCGAGCCGCTCACGTTCGAGGACGTCATGGACATCGTGGACGTGGAGCAGCCCGAGGGCGTCATCTGCACGCTCGGCGGCCAGACGCCCATCAACCTGGCCGCGCGCCTCAAGGCCGCCGGCGTCCCCATCATGGGCACGCAGCCTGACGCCCTGGACCTGGCCGAGGACCGCGAGCGCTTCAGCGCCCTTCTCGACGAGTTGGGCATCGCCTACCCGGTGTCGGGTGTGGCCGAGACCTACGAGCAGGCCGTCGAGGTTGCCCACCGCATCGGCTTCCCGCTGCTGGTGCGCCCCAGCTACGTGCTGGGCGGCCGCGGCATGGTCATCGCCTACGACGAGCGCCACCTCAAGAGCTACATGGAGGCAGCCACGCGCGTCTCCAAGGACCACCCGATCTACCTCGACGCCTTCCTCGACTCGGCCGTCGAGCTGGACGTGGACGCGCTGGCCGATGGCGAGGACTGCTACGTGGGCAGCGTGCTCGAGCAGATCGAGGAGGCCGGCATCCACTCCGGCGACTCCGCGTGCTGCATGCCGCCCTACTCGCTCGCCGACTCCATGATCGCCGAGATTCGCGAGACCACCCACAAGCTCGCGGCCGCCTGCCACGTCGTGGGCGCGCTCAACGTCCAGTACGCCGTGCACAACGGGCGCCTCTACGTCATCGAGCTCAACCCGCGCGCCAGCCGCACGGTGCCGTTCTCGTCCAAGTCCACCGGCGTGCCGCTCGCGCGCATGGCCGCGCTGCTCATGGCCGGCAAGAAGCTCTCCGAGCTGAACCTGCCGCCCGAGGACCGCACGTTTGGCTACTTCGCCTGCAAGGAGGCCGTGCTGCCGTTCGACCGCTTCCCGGGCGCCGACATGACGCTGGGCCCGGAGATGAAGTCCACGGGCGAGGTCATGGGCGTGGCCAAGACGTTCCCGGCGGCCTACGCCAAGACGCAGCTTGCCATCAGCTACGGGCTTCCCACGAAGGGGCGCGTGTTCATCTCCGTGCGCGACCGCGACAAGCGCGCCATCATCGGCGTGGCCCGCGACCTGGTGGGCATGGGCTTTGAGCTCGTGGGCACCACGGGCACGGCCAAGGCGCTGCGTGCGGCCGGTATCGACTGCAAGCCGGTTCGCCGCGCGAGCGAGATGCGCCCCAACATCGCCACGATGCTCTCCGGCGGCGATATCCAGCTCATCATCAACACGCCCGGCGGCCACGAGACCCGCGGTGACTTCTACGCGCTGCGCCAGCTCGCCGTGCGCTACCGCGTCACGAACGTCACGACGCTCGCCGGCGCCCAGGCCATGACCGAGGCCATCCGCACGGCCCGCGCCGGCTCGCTCGACGTGGTGGCCCTGCAGGACCTGTAG
- a CDS encoding N-6 DNA methylase, with amino-acid sequence MPYADSNFRELCRSIESHVRGAGSPEDVYPLVYLVRSVRDSGFTSSSHKAIEAASRGDEDISASLELALGRFSPSASLSDLVDAMDALSKDDLDAYLKNGPANHGMSEAMFATPKGIADLAVAILDIHSDDKVVDFGCGRGTFLETAAEKCPNATLAGVDINRDALSIAKMRSNASGSSVTYVHEDMFHFYEDVVSGKPVDKAFSNYPWGMRTLTLPQSTEYVSRVMRGQERYSRPNSSDWVYNRLLVDSLSENGIAVAIMSNGACFNGMDKPARSYFIKNGFVKAVVALPQGVFAPYTSILTSLVVLCPGGAKGVRIVDATDLGTSDRRGCTIGDADIKTILERLESDSEKSTVKTVDELAARSFDLSAKRYLQKEVRVPNGVPLSSVATIQRGASVRAADLDALVCDQDTGINYLNLGNISDGSIDDELPNLSVLDPKLEKYCIRNGDVLISKNGAPFKVAVAEVPEGCKILANGNLYAVRVNRDKIDPYYLAAFFSSPSGKELLAREAVGTAIPNMPVSALSIINVPLEEPERQKAVATSYLAKVDEIKVLKLRLFRARQEIADAFDGEA; translated from the coding sequence TTGCCTTACGCAGATTCAAATTTCAGAGAGCTATGTCGTTCGATTGAAAGTCACGTCCGTGGCGCCGGATCGCCTGAGGATGTTTATCCGCTTGTCTACCTTGTGCGTTCGGTGCGAGACTCCGGCTTCACGAGCAGTTCCCACAAAGCAATTGAGGCAGCCTCCCGTGGCGACGAAGACATCTCAGCATCACTCGAGCTCGCACTCGGCCGGTTCTCCCCCTCCGCGTCCCTCAGCGATCTCGTTGATGCCATGGACGCCCTCAGCAAGGACGACCTCGACGCATACCTCAAGAATGGGCCCGCCAACCATGGGATGAGCGAAGCCATGTTTGCGACTCCCAAGGGTATCGCCGACCTCGCCGTTGCCATCCTTGACATACACTCCGACGACAAAGTTGTCGATTTCGGCTGTGGCAGAGGCACCTTCTTGGAGACAGCTGCTGAAAAATGCCCAAACGCCACGCTTGCCGGCGTCGACATCAATCGAGATGCCCTCTCCATTGCGAAGATGCGCTCAAACGCAAGCGGTTCCTCCGTCACTTATGTTCACGAGGACATGTTCCACTTCTATGAGGACGTCGTATCAGGCAAGCCCGTCGACAAGGCATTCTCCAACTACCCGTGGGGCATGCGCACGTTGACGCTCCCCCAGTCGACTGAATACGTCAGTAGGGTCATGAGGGGTCAGGAACGTTACAGCCGCCCCAACTCTTCCGATTGGGTCTACAACCGCCTTCTCGTCGACTCACTATCGGAGAATGGCATCGCGGTCGCAATCATGTCCAATGGCGCCTGTTTCAACGGCATGGACAAACCCGCTCGCAGCTACTTCATCAAGAACGGCTTCGTGAAGGCCGTCGTCGCACTTCCGCAGGGCGTGTTCGCCCCATACACGTCGATTCTGACCTCTCTCGTCGTTCTCTGCCCCGGTGGGGCCAAGGGCGTTCGTATCGTCGACGCAACCGACCTCGGCACGAGTGACCGACGCGGCTGCACGATTGGCGACGCAGACATCAAGACTATCCTCGAACGCCTCGAGTCGGATTCCGAGAAGAGCACGGTAAAGACCGTCGACGAGCTAGCAGCTCGCAGCTTCGACCTGTCTGCCAAGCGTTACCTCCAGAAAGAGGTTAGGGTCCCCAACGGTGTTCCGCTTTCGAGCGTCGCCACGATCCAGCGCGGTGCCTCCGTCCGCGCAGCCGATCTTGACGCCCTGGTATGTGACCAAGACACGGGCATCAACTATCTCAACCTCGGCAACATCTCCGATGGCAGCATCGACGACGAGCTTCCGAACCTCTCTGTGCTTGATCCGAAGCTCGAAAAGTACTGTATTCGCAACGGAGACGTTCTCATATCCAAGAACGGCGCCCCTTTTAAGGTGGCTGTGGCAGAGGTACCGGAGGGATGCAAGATTCTCGCAAATGGCAACCTCTACGCAGTCCGCGTAAATCGCGATAAGATTGACCCCTATTACCTCGCAGCCTTCTTCTCGAGCCCATCGGGCAAGGAACTGCTCGCACGAGAAGCGGTCGGAACTGCGATTCCAAATATGCCCGTCAGCGCCCTCTCTATCATTAACGTCCCTCTCGAAGAGCCCGAGCGCCAGAAAGCCGTAGCCACCTCCTATCTAGCGAAGGTTGACGAAATCAAGGTGCTAAAGCTCCGTCTGTTCCGCGCACGCCAGGAGATTGCCGACGCGTTTGACGGGGAGGCATAG
- the carA gene encoding glutamine-hydrolyzing carbamoyl-phosphate synthase small subunit, with the protein MNPLLAKGATRALLALEDGTTFEGLSAGADGEAFGELVFNTSMSGYQEVITDPSYAGQIVAFTYPQIGNYGVCAADMQSDGAALAGVVVCDMCHTPNNWRSEGTLPDFLAERGIVAIECVDTRALTLRVREAGTMRCAISTTDLDPASLVARVKAAPSISETNWVAKVSTPEPYDVDAKVDLDRPRRRLRVTALDCGEKRGILRGLIGAGLDVHVVPWDTPAEKILAAHPDGVFLSNGPGDPRELPEPAACAEQLLGRVPVFGICLGHQMICQAAGAAIEKLPYGHHGGNQPVMNLLSGMVEVTAQNHNYGLVFDSLGELDAELSGGADVVAAWRAAGTHDLRFWSERRIAPVVSTEKFGRIRLTHVNLNDGTPEGIQFLDVPAFSVQYHPEASPGPHDAVYLFEAFRRLMEGTPDYLAIDVREGRRF; encoded by the coding sequence GTGAACCCACTTCTGGCAAAGGGAGCCACGAGGGCGCTGCTCGCGCTCGAGGACGGCACCACGTTCGAGGGGCTGTCGGCCGGAGCCGACGGCGAGGCCTTCGGCGAGCTCGTCTTCAACACCTCCATGTCCGGCTACCAGGAGGTCATCACCGACCCGTCCTACGCCGGCCAGATCGTCGCCTTCACCTACCCGCAGATCGGCAACTACGGCGTCTGCGCGGCCGACATGCAGTCCGACGGCGCGGCGCTCGCCGGCGTCGTCGTGTGCGACATGTGCCACACGCCCAACAACTGGCGCTCCGAGGGCACGCTGCCCGACTTCCTCGCCGAGCGCGGCATCGTGGCCATCGAGTGCGTGGACACCCGCGCCCTCACGCTGCGCGTGCGCGAGGCGGGCACGATGCGCTGCGCCATCTCCACGACCGACCTCGACCCGGCAAGCCTCGTGGCCCGCGTCAAGGCGGCGCCCTCCATCTCCGAGACCAACTGGGTCGCCAAGGTCTCCACGCCCGAGCCCTACGACGTCGACGCCAAGGTCGACCTCGACCGCCCGCGCCGTCGCCTGCGCGTCACGGCGCTCGACTGCGGCGAGAAGCGCGGCATCCTGCGCGGTCTCATCGGCGCCGGCCTGGACGTCCACGTGGTGCCCTGGGACACGCCCGCCGAGAAGATCTTGGCCGCACACCCCGACGGCGTGTTTCTCTCCAACGGCCCCGGTGACCCCCGCGAGCTGCCCGAGCCCGCAGCCTGCGCCGAGCAGCTGCTGGGTCGCGTCCCTGTCTTTGGCATCTGCCTGGGCCACCAGATGATCTGCCAGGCCGCAGGGGCCGCCATCGAGAAGCTGCCCTACGGCCACCACGGCGGCAACCAGCCCGTCATGAACCTGCTCTCCGGCATGGTCGAGGTCACGGCCCAGAACCACAACTACGGCCTCGTCTTCGACAGCCTGGGCGAGCTCGACGCCGAGCTCTCCGGCGGCGCCGACGTCGTGGCCGCCTGGCGCGCCGCGGGCACGCACGACCTGCGCTTCTGGAGCGAGCGCCGCATCGCGCCGGTCGTCAGCACCGAGAAGTTCGGTCGCATCCGCCTCACGCACGTGAACCTCAACGACGGCACGCCCGAGGGCATCCAGTTCCTCGACGTCCCGGCGTTCTCCGTCCAGTATCACCCCGAGGCCTCGCCCGGACCGCACGACGCGGTCTACCTGTTCGAGGCGTTTCGTCGCCTCATGGAGGGCACGCCCGACTACCTTGCCATCGACGTCCGCGAGGGGAGGCGCTTCTAG
- the xerA gene encoding site-specific tyrosine recombinase/integron integrase translates to MNPKNAAQEIARLMLPYLNTEQNRKLEKVLAHCLFDESQLADSEGGSGDAFLALFLSAKRLEGCSDRTLAYYETTIKKMLGTFDTPACNLGTEEIRSYLSDYQLRGGVSRVTVDNVRRIISSFYSWLEDEDHIIKSPVRRIKKVKAPQTIKETYSDEDIEILCDNCKTARDLALIDLLRSTGMRVGELVSLDRSSVDTVNRECVVHGKGNKDRIVYFDAKTKVHIENYLSTRMDSSEALFVSRRAPYERLEIGGIEALLRKLGRDLNLGRVHPHKFRRTLATKAIDKGMPIEQVQVLLGHKKIDTTLRYAMVDQRNVKASHRRYLT, encoded by the coding sequence ATGAACCCTAAGAACGCCGCTCAAGAGATTGCCCGTCTTATGCTTCCGTATCTAAACACTGAGCAAAACCGAAAGCTCGAAAAGGTTTTAGCTCATTGCCTTTTTGACGAAAGCCAGTTGGCAGACAGCGAAGGTGGCAGCGGTGACGCGTTTCTCGCGCTCTTTCTCTCCGCTAAGCGCCTCGAGGGTTGTTCGGATAGAACCCTCGCCTACTACGAAACAACTATTAAAAAAATGTTGGGAACCTTCGATACGCCCGCCTGCAATCTTGGGACTGAAGAGATTAGGTCCTACCTATCTGACTACCAGTTGAGAGGCGGCGTCAGTCGAGTCACCGTAGACAACGTCCGCAGAATCATATCGAGCTTCTACTCATGGCTCGAAGATGAGGATCACATTATCAAGAGTCCGGTAAGACGCATCAAAAAAGTCAAGGCGCCACAAACCATAAAGGAGACGTATAGCGATGAGGACATAGAAATCCTCTGTGACAACTGCAAGACGGCTCGGGACCTCGCCCTGATTGATTTACTACGTTCAACGGGTATGAGAGTAGGCGAACTTGTCTCACTAGACAGAAGCTCTGTCGACACCGTCAATCGAGAATGCGTTGTACACGGTAAGGGGAACAAAGATCGTATTGTCTATTTCGACGCAAAGACAAAGGTCCATATTGAAAACTACCTATCAACCAGGATGGATAGCTCGGAAGCCCTATTCGTTTCGCGCAGAGCGCCGTATGAAAGGCTCGAAATCGGGGGCATTGAGGCTCTTCTTAGGAAATTGGGGCGAGATCTCAACTTGGGACGAGTCCATCCTCATAAATTTAGAAGAACTCTAGCTACAAAAGCGATCGACAAGGGAATGCCAATCGAACAGGTCCAGGTACTTCTCGGTCATAAAAAGATTGACACTACATTAAGGTATGCAATGGTCGACCAACGCAATGTCAAGGCTTCCCATCGTAGATATCTAACTTAA
- a CDS encoding zinc ribbon domain-containing protein, whose amino-acid sequence MAFADRLVAVRRSHGLTQEELASKLYVTRQAVSRWERGEVTPGIDMMKLVAAVTGEPLSHLLEMPEHYCESCGMYLTPADLGTDADGEKNDHYCKWCYDGGHYTYETTMEAMIEDCAPRLAENEGMTLDEAVSLMGAVLPQLERWRAVRENEEHYGAETREHYGDEAVDAANERILDMDTAAWNDLKELECAVLGQLSIAMADGDVRGPEAEKLVAMHRHWVGLHWGAEPEDAAYLGLCQGYLADSRFVAYYDGPCGEGATEFLVQAVAASCGMRTKRG is encoded by the coding sequence ATGGCATTCGCAGACAGGCTCGTGGCAGTTCGCCGTTCGCATGGCCTCACGCAGGAGGAACTTGCCTCCAAGCTCTATGTTACGCGCCAGGCAGTGAGCCGTTGGGAGCGCGGCGAAGTGACGCCGGGCATCGACATGATGAAGCTCGTGGCTGCTGTCACGGGCGAGCCCCTCTCACACCTGCTCGAGATGCCGGAGCACTATTGCGAGAGCTGCGGCATGTATCTCACGCCGGCCGACCTCGGCACGGACGCCGACGGCGAGAAGAACGACCACTACTGCAAGTGGTGTTATGACGGTGGCCACTACACCTACGAAACTACGATGGAGGCCATGATCGAGGACTGCGCTCCGCGGCTGGCGGAGAACGAGGGCATGACGCTCGACGAGGCGGTTTCGCTCATGGGCGCGGTGCTGCCGCAGCTCGAGCGCTGGCGCGCGGTTCGCGAGAACGAGGAACATTATGGCGCTGAGACTCGCGAGCACTACGGTGACGAGGCAGTTGACGCTGCTAACGAACGGATTCTCGACATGGACACGGCTGCGTGGAATGACCTGAAGGAACTCGAGTGTGCGGTCCTGGGGCAGCTTTCGATCGCCATGGCGGATGGCGATGTTCGTGGGCCCGAGGCGGAGAAGCTCGTGGCGATGCATCGTCACTGGGTTGGCCTGCACTGGGGCGCCGAGCCTGAGGATGCCGCGTATCTGGGCCTTTGCCAGGGATATCTCGCCGATTCGAGGTTCGTTGCCTACTACGACGGGCCTTGCGGGGAGGGCGCGACGGAGTTTCTCGTGCAGGCTGTTGCCGCGTCGTGTGGTATGAGGACGAAGCGCGGCTAG
- a CDS encoding DegV family protein: MANFTLTCCSTADRSRSFFEGRHIPYVCFHWNEDGVDHLDDLYQSISPDEFYAAIKAGAMPTTSQPGVGEFVELWEPIVASGSDVLHVSLSSGLSGAFETASIAARQVMGAHPDRRVLVVDSLGASSGYGMLVEYLADKRDEGATLDEAYDWAMSHRLNVHHWFFSTDLTSYVRGGRVSRVSGFVGTALKICPVLNMNSEGKLIPRDKIRTKAKAAKDMVERMEQHAQGGRAYDGKCMISMSACREDAEHVRSLIEQAFPALAGKVQINDIGTVIGSHTGPGTVALFFMGDERGE, encoded by the coding sequence ATGGCTAACTTCACGCTGACCTGCTGCTCCACGGCCGACCGCTCGCGCTCCTTCTTCGAGGGCCGTCACATTCCCTACGTGTGCTTCCACTGGAACGAGGACGGCGTTGACCACCTTGACGACCTCTACCAGTCCATCTCACCCGACGAGTTCTACGCGGCCATCAAGGCGGGAGCTATGCCTACGACCTCGCAGCCTGGCGTCGGCGAGTTCGTCGAGCTGTGGGAGCCCATCGTGGCGTCGGGCTCCGACGTGCTGCACGTCTCGCTGTCGAGCGGACTTTCCGGCGCGTTCGAGACGGCCTCCATCGCCGCGCGCCAGGTCATGGGCGCCCATCCCGACAGGCGCGTGCTCGTCGTGGACTCGCTGGGCGCGAGCTCGGGCTATGGCATGCTCGTAGAGTACCTCGCCGACAAGCGCGACGAGGGCGCCACGCTCGACGAGGCGTACGACTGGGCCATGAGCCACCGCCTCAACGTTCACCACTGGTTCTTCTCGACCGACCTCACGAGCTACGTGCGCGGCGGGCGCGTCTCGCGTGTGAGCGGATTCGTGGGAACGGCGCTCAAGATCTGCCCCGTGCTCAACATGAACAGCGAGGGCAAGCTCATCCCACGTGACAAGATCCGCACGAAGGCCAAGGCCGCCAAGGACATGGTGGAGCGCATGGAGCAGCACGCGCAGGGCGGCCGCGCCTATGACGGCAAGTGCATGATCTCCATGAGCGCGTGCCGCGAGGACGCCGAGCACGTGCGCAGCCTCATTGAGCAGGCGTTCCCGGCGCTTGCGGGCAAGGTGCAGATTAACGACATCGGCACGGTCATCGGCTCGCACACGGGCCCGGGCACCGTGGCGCTGTTCTTCATGGGCGACGAGCGCGGGGAGTAG
- a CDS encoding SDR family NAD(P)-dependent oxidoreductase, whose product MRRLEGKVAVVTGANSGVGAAIARLFAAEGASVVMAARRKEALDEVANEINQTGGRTLAVPCDISKPEDPEHLMAAAVEAFGKIDILVNNAGVLESGLKPVDRFTDEDLDRIIETNQKGTMRCMRAATTRMAAGASIVNIASVAGEKGCGGAVYVSTKAAVIGVTKHTALRFQATGIRCNAICPGTIVTPMVAGTTAADMDPDMMGAMATHSNLKTQPCMPDDVANIALFLASDESRALTGQILVSDFGAML is encoded by the coding sequence ATGAGAAGGCTTGAGGGCAAGGTCGCGGTCGTCACGGGCGCAAACTCCGGCGTGGGCGCCGCCATCGCCCGCCTGTTCGCCGCTGAGGGCGCAAGCGTCGTCATGGCGGCGCGTCGCAAGGAGGCGCTCGACGAGGTCGCCAACGAGATCAACCAGACCGGTGGCCGCACGCTTGCTGTCCCGTGTGACATCTCCAAGCCCGAGGACCCCGAGCACCTCATGGCCGCCGCCGTCGAGGCGTTCGGCAAGATCGACATCCTCGTGAACAACGCCGGCGTCCTCGAGAGTGGCCTCAAGCCCGTCGACCGCTTCACCGACGAGGATCTCGACCGCATTATCGAGACGAACCAGAAGGGCACCATGCGCTGCATGCGCGCCGCTACCACGCGCATGGCTGCCGGTGCCTCCATCGTCAACATTGCCTCCGTCGCGGGCGAGAAGGGATGCGGCGGCGCCGTCTACGTCTCCACGAAGGCCGCGGTCATCGGCGTCACCAAGCACACGGCTCTGCGCTTCCAGGCCACGGGCATCCGTTGCAACGCCATCTGCCCGGGCACCATCGTGACCCCCATGGTCGCCGGCACCACCGCCGCCGACATGGACCCCGACATGATGGGCGCCATGGCCACGCACTCCAACCTCAAGACGCAGCCGTGCATGCCCGACGACGTGGCGAACATTGCGCTGTTCCTTGCCTCCGACGAGTCGCGCGCCCTCACGGGTCAGATCCTCGTGAGCGACTTCGGAGCCATGCTGTAA
- a CDS encoding 2-keto-3-deoxygluconate permease: MPQPEKKLKVPRIPGDIMIYPMIVGLLLNTFCPQVFEIGGFFMAATRGGSNTIVAAILLFVGAGISFKSTPGAIKTGIVVLIPKLVVAAALGLAVAYFFNDDFLGLSSVSIIGGITFCNMALYTGIMGEFGDESERGAVGILFFTAGPAVTMIILGVSGLANIPVGTIVGSILPLVIGMVLGNLFPFVKNLLVPGTNPAIAVIGFQLGASMSLSSFITGGISGILLGLITLFVVGPITFAFERLCGGNGKAAVACSTIAGTAMTTPVALAEVAPRYAELAPVAYAQIATAVIITAVAAPILTGWADKRFCQGGEDLSAAGVEAIEQAVAEGIDGE, translated from the coding sequence ATGCCGCAGCCTGAGAAGAAGCTCAAGGTCCCACGCATCCCCGGTGACATCATGATCTATCCCATGATCGTGGGCCTTCTGCTCAACACGTTCTGCCCCCAGGTCTTCGAGATCGGCGGGTTCTTCATGGCGGCCACGCGTGGCGGCTCCAACACGATCGTCGCGGCCATCCTACTGTTCGTGGGCGCCGGCATCTCGTTCAAGTCCACGCCGGGTGCCATCAAGACCGGCATCGTGGTGCTCATCCCCAAGCTCGTAGTGGCTGCCGCGCTGGGCCTTGCCGTGGCCTACTTCTTCAACGACGACTTCCTGGGGCTCTCCTCGGTCTCCATCATCGGCGGCATCACCTTTTGCAACATGGCGCTCTACACCGGCATCATGGGCGAGTTCGGCGACGAGTCCGAGCGCGGCGCCGTGGGCATCCTGTTCTTCACGGCCGGCCCCGCCGTCACAATGATCATCCTGGGCGTCTCCGGCCTGGCCAACATACCCGTGGGCACCATCGTGGGCTCGATCCTTCCGCTCGTCATCGGCATGGTGCTGGGCAACCTGTTCCCGTTCGTCAAGAACCTGCTCGTTCCGGGCACGAATCCCGCCATCGCGGTCATCGGGTTTCAGCTGGGCGCGTCCATGAGCCTCTCGAGCTTCATCACCGGCGGCATCTCCGGCATCCTGCTTGGTCTCATCACGCTGTTCGTGGTTGGTCCCATCACGTTTGCGTTCGAGCGACTGTGCGGCGGCAACGGCAAGGCGGCCGTGGCCTGCTCGACCATCGCCGGCACGGCCATGACCACGCCGGTGGCCTTGGCCGAGGTGGCCCCGCGCTATGCCGAGCTCGCGCCCGTTGCCTACGCACAGATCGCCACGGCCGTCATCATCACGGCGGTGGCGGCCCCCATCCTCACCGGCTGGGCCGACAAGCGCTTCTGCCAGGGTGGGGAGGACCTCTCCGCCGCCGGCGTCGAGGCCATCGAGCAGGCCGTTGCCGAGGGCATCGACGGCGAGTAG